The following are encoded in a window of Gossypium raimondii isolate GPD5lz chromosome 13, ASM2569854v1, whole genome shotgun sequence genomic DNA:
- the LOC105781186 gene encoding benzyl alcohol O-benzoyltransferase-like isoform X1 → MHFIRHSLALMSSFTMFLALKGCLIAHITRLKCGGFIVAIRFNHIICDGIGLKQFMSTLSEMARGATACSISPIWERHLLDAGDPPRVTFHHHEYDEVEPTTTSRPLDNLVQRSFFFGPVEVSTLRSLLPLHLCHCTTKFELLTACLWCCRTIALNLNPNEKVRMLCVGNLRSKFNPSLPLGYYGNAIVFPAVITTVRNLLHNPLGYTVELLKQAKASMTKEYAKSVAALMVLRAKQLNFTVVVGSFVVSDLTKIGFEDIDFGWGKAVFAGEAKAVGVISFFVSTKSKKGEVGTSVPICLPAPAMERFEKELDNMLKGHPIQGKEENIYLVISNAL, encoded by the exons ATGCACTTCATCCGCCATTCCCTTGCTTTGATGAGCTCCTTTACGATGTTCCTGGCTCTGAAGGGATGCTTAATTGCCCAC atAACACGATTAAAATGTGGTGGTTTCATTGTCGCTATCCGCTTTAACCATATAATATGTGATGGCATAGGCCTAAAACAATTCATGTCTACCTTAAGCGAAATGGCACGAGGTGCAACTGCATGCTCCATCTCACCTATTTGGGAAAGACATCTCTTAGATGCTGGAGATCCACCCCGAGTCACATTCCATCACCATGAGTATGATGAAGTAGAACCCACCACCACCTCTAGGCCATTGGATAACTTGGTTCAACGTTCTTTTTTCTTTGGCCCTGTGGAAGTTTCAACTCTTCGTAGTCTCCTCCCACTCCACCTTTGTCATTGCACCACCAAGTTCGAACTCCTAACAGCTTGCTTATGGTGTTGTCGAACCATTGCTCTAAATCTTAACCCCAATGAAAAGGTACGCATGCTATGCGTCGGAAACTTACGTTCCAAATTCAATCCTTCATTGCCATTGGGATATTATGGGAATGCCATTGTCTTTCCAGCAGTAATAACAACAGTTAGAAATCTTCTCCATAATCCATTAGGGTATACAGTGGAACTATTGAAGCAAGCCAAAGCAAGCATGACAAAGGAATATGCCAAATCAGTGGCAGCTTTAATGGTGCTTAGGGCTAAACAACTTAATTTCACAGTAGTTGTTGGATCTTTTGTTGTATCTGATTTAACAAAAATAGGATTCGAAGACATCGATTTTGGATGGGGTAAGGCAGTGTTTGCAGGGGAAGCAAAAGCTGTTGGGGTGATAAGCTTTTTCGTATCAACCAAGAGCAAGAAAGGAGAAGTTGGAACTTCAGTACCTATTTGTTTGCCAGCTCCAGCCATGGAAAGATTTGAGAAGGAATTGGACAACATGTTGAAAGGCCATCCAATTCAAGGTAag
- the LOC105781186 gene encoding benzyl alcohol O-benzoyltransferase-like isoform X2, with translation MHFIRHSLALMSSFTMFLALKGCLIAHITRLKCGGFIVAIRFNHIICDGIGLKQFMSTLSEMARGATACSISPIWERHLLDAGDPPRVTFHHHEYDEVEPTTTSRPLDNLVQRSFFFGPVEVSTLRSLLPLHLCHCTTKFELLTACLWCCRTIALNLNPNEKVRMLCVGNLRSKFNPSLPLGYYGNAIVFPAVITTVRNLLHNPLGYTVELLKQAKASMTKEYAKSVAALMVLRAKQLNFTVVVGSFVVSDLTKIGFEDIDFGWGKAVFAGEAKAVGVISFFVSTKSKKGEVGTSVPICLPAPAMERFEKELDNMLKGHPIQVLSRATGD, from the exons ATGCACTTCATCCGCCATTCCCTTGCTTTGATGAGCTCCTTTACGATGTTCCTGGCTCTGAAGGGATGCTTAATTGCCCAC atAACACGATTAAAATGTGGTGGTTTCATTGTCGCTATCCGCTTTAACCATATAATATGTGATGGCATAGGCCTAAAACAATTCATGTCTACCTTAAGCGAAATGGCACGAGGTGCAACTGCATGCTCCATCTCACCTATTTGGGAAAGACATCTCTTAGATGCTGGAGATCCACCCCGAGTCACATTCCATCACCATGAGTATGATGAAGTAGAACCCACCACCACCTCTAGGCCATTGGATAACTTGGTTCAACGTTCTTTTTTCTTTGGCCCTGTGGAAGTTTCAACTCTTCGTAGTCTCCTCCCACTCCACCTTTGTCATTGCACCACCAAGTTCGAACTCCTAACAGCTTGCTTATGGTGTTGTCGAACCATTGCTCTAAATCTTAACCCCAATGAAAAGGTACGCATGCTATGCGTCGGAAACTTACGTTCCAAATTCAATCCTTCATTGCCATTGGGATATTATGGGAATGCCATTGTCTTTCCAGCAGTAATAACAACAGTTAGAAATCTTCTCCATAATCCATTAGGGTATACAGTGGAACTATTGAAGCAAGCCAAAGCAAGCATGACAAAGGAATATGCCAAATCAGTGGCAGCTTTAATGGTGCTTAGGGCTAAACAACTTAATTTCACAGTAGTTGTTGGATCTTTTGTTGTATCTGATTTAACAAAAATAGGATTCGAAGACATCGATTTTGGATGGGGTAAGGCAGTGTTTGCAGGGGAAGCAAAAGCTGTTGGGGTGATAAGCTTTTTCGTATCAACCAAGAGCAAGAAAGGAGAAGTTGGAACTTCAGTACCTATTTGTTTGCCAGCTCCAGCCATGGAAAGATTTGAGAAGGAATTGGACAACATGTTGAAAGGCCATCCAATTCAAG
- the LOC105781685 gene encoding uncharacterized protein LOC105781685, translating into MNVELYSRDLETFRVQEYIDRHSGLPLRSYTVDLQSSQCEYWLFQTLQYPCAYVHASCVRSNLNVDQFIDEIYMLQRTLHIWGNKFPVITDVSNWEVPLPAFQIVPNHSLRRHPTVRPQSTRIRNDMDVREMGEPKLCIVCKASGHNRSTDPHRVYISG; encoded by the coding sequence ATGAACGTAGAATTGTATTCGCGCGACTTGGAGACTTTTCGAGTTCAAGAGTACATCGACCGTCATTCGGGTCTTCCACTTAGGTCGTACACAGTTGATCTGCAAAGCAGTCAGTGCGAGTACTGGTTATTTCAGACTCTTCAATATCCGTGTGCGTATGTTCATGCATCGTGTGTGAGATCAAACTTAAATGTTGATCAATTCATAGACGAGATCTACATGTTGCAACGTACATTGCATATATGGGGGAATAAATTTCCTGTAATCACCGATGTCTCAAACTGGGAAGTTCCACTGCCTGCTTTCCAGATAGTGCCTAACCATAGTCTCCGTAGACATCCTACAGTTCGACCACAATCTACGAGAATTCGAAATGACATGGACGTCAGGGAGATGGGCGAACCCAAACTATGCATTGTGTGTAAAGCATCTGGACACAACCGATCAACTGACCCACATCGTGTCTATATTTCCGGTTAA